A single window of Archangium gephyra DNA harbors:
- a CDS encoding zinc ribbon domain-containing protein has product MIQFTRNYTDRSNNYGFQFEFHCDKCRNGHMSPFIANKMGMAAGFLKAAGSLFGGTLSRAAYAGDHVKDALRGSAWDDAYAEAVEEGKKHFKHCTRCGQWVCPQACWNESRGLCEACAPDLQEEAAHIQAKVAVDQAWDKARKVDQVESLDMKAHRTAAASACPHCNARVEGGKFCSECGKPLAAAKVHCTQCGVEMKPTARFCGDCGTPRSG; this is encoded by the coding sequence ATGATCCAGTTCACCCGCAACTACACCGACCGCTCGAACAACTACGGCTTCCAGTTCGAGTTCCACTGCGACAAGTGCCGCAACGGGCACATGTCGCCCTTCATCGCCAACAAGATGGGCATGGCGGCGGGCTTCCTGAAGGCGGCGGGCTCCCTCTTCGGGGGCACGCTGTCGCGGGCGGCCTACGCGGGCGACCACGTGAAGGACGCCCTGCGCGGCAGCGCCTGGGACGACGCCTACGCCGAGGCGGTGGAGGAGGGGAAGAAGCACTTCAAGCACTGCACCCGCTGTGGCCAGTGGGTGTGCCCGCAGGCGTGTTGGAACGAGTCGCGCGGCCTGTGCGAGGCGTGCGCGCCGGACCTCCAGGAGGAGGCCGCGCACATCCAGGCCAAGGTGGCCGTGGATCAGGCCTGGGACAAGGCGCGCAAGGTGGACCAGGTGGAGTCGCTGGACATGAAGGCCCACCGCACGGCGGCGGCCTCGGCGTGCCCCCACTGCAACGCGCGGGTCGAAGGCGGGAAGTTCTGCTCCGAGTGCGGCAAGCCACTGGCGGCGGCCAAGGTGCACTGCACCCAGTGCGGCGTGGAGATGAAGCCCACCGCGCGCTTCTGCGGCGATTGCGGCACGCCCCGGAGCGGCTGA
- a CDS encoding TVP38/TMEM64 family protein, producing the protein MRRSTMTPSRMELPSVEWKRVLLLLLVLGGLVLFASSDVFQSSLAWLLAKAGPVIQAHPFWGAALFILLSAFSAILAFFSSAVLVPVAIHTWGEAVCVLLLWCGWMLGGAGAYVIARAWGRPVVRRLVSNELFGRYEERISQHSSFGLVLLFQLAVPSEIPGYVLGLARYGLRRYLRVLAVAELPYAVGTVYLGSSLLAQRSFVLLALGLLGILFSTWALRALRRRLGP; encoded by the coding sequence ATGCGACGGAGCACGATGACGCCGAGCCGGATGGAGCTGCCTTCCGTGGAGTGGAAGCGGGTGCTCCTGCTGCTGCTCGTGCTCGGGGGGCTGGTCCTGTTCGCCTCCTCCGACGTGTTCCAGTCCTCGCTGGCCTGGCTCCTCGCGAAGGCCGGCCCCGTCATCCAGGCGCACCCCTTCTGGGGCGCGGCGCTCTTCATCCTCCTGTCCGCGTTCTCGGCCATCCTGGCCTTCTTCAGCAGCGCGGTGCTCGTGCCCGTGGCCATCCACACCTGGGGCGAGGCCGTGTGCGTGCTCCTGTTGTGGTGCGGGTGGATGCTCGGCGGCGCTGGCGCCTACGTCATCGCCCGGGCCTGGGGACGGCCGGTGGTGCGCCGGCTCGTGTCCAACGAGCTGTTCGGCCGCTACGAGGAGCGCATCTCCCAGCACAGCTCCTTTGGCTTGGTGCTCCTCTTCCAGCTGGCCGTCCCCTCCGAGATTCCCGGCTACGTGCTCGGGCTCGCGCGCTATGGGCTCCGCAGGTACCTGCGGGTGCTGGCCGTCGCGGAGCTGCCGTACGCGGTGGGCACCGTCTACCTCGGCTCCAGCCTCCTCGCGCAGCGCTCCTTCGTGCTCCTCGCCCTGGGCCTGCTCGGCATCCTCTTCAGCACGTGGGCCTTGCGCGCCTTGCGCAGGCGCCTCGGCCCCTAG
- a CDS encoding LEA type 2 family protein, whose protein sequence is MRSAPRATVHLLTLAAWLAGCASTPPPAPVGPASLGGEEASVASQGLSEVKLRYSGQLTSPGPAVLEKADYELVSDGQVVQKGSAPLGVPLEPGAPTPFSFQAEAAYVRTPEDLKALSQRGGNLLVALRGTLTVRAGGEVRTLPFAASRPVRVPRLPVVKVESLEGARYSEEQVDLLLRLGVENPNPFPLRLEELKWALSVGGRKLGEGTQGKYDTVDASATGVYPVEVAVTKETWGQDVRALIAKGTLPYEIAGELTGPLVRIPYSLSGDVKLNVSR, encoded by the coding sequence ATGCGTTCCGCCCCGCGTGCCACCGTCCACCTCCTGACGCTCGCCGCCTGGCTGGCCGGGTGTGCCTCCACGCCGCCCCCGGCCCCCGTGGGCCCCGCCTCGCTCGGCGGCGAGGAAGCCAGCGTCGCCTCCCAGGGCCTTTCCGAGGTGAAGCTGCGCTACTCCGGCCAGCTCACCAGCCCCGGCCCCGCCGTGCTGGAGAAGGCCGACTACGAGCTCGTCTCCGATGGCCAGGTCGTCCAGAAGGGCTCGGCGCCCCTGGGCGTCCCCCTGGAGCCCGGCGCCCCCACGCCCTTCTCCTTCCAGGCCGAGGCCGCCTACGTGCGCACGCCGGAGGACTTGAAGGCGCTGAGCCAGCGGGGCGGCAACCTGCTCGTGGCGCTGCGCGGCACGCTGACGGTGCGCGCGGGGGGCGAGGTGCGCACGCTGCCCTTCGCCGCCTCCCGGCCGGTGCGCGTGCCCCGGCTGCCCGTGGTGAAGGTGGAGAGCCTGGAGGGGGCCCGCTACTCGGAGGAGCAGGTGGACCTGCTCTTGCGGCTGGGCGTGGAGAACCCCAACCCCTTCCCGCTGCGGCTGGAGGAGCTCAAGTGGGCCCTCTCGGTGGGAGGCCGCAAGCTGGGCGAGGGCACCCAGGGCAAGTACGACACCGTGGACGCGTCGGCCACCGGGGTGTATCCCGTGGAGGTGGCGGTGACGAAGGAGACGTGGGGGCAGGACGTGCGGGCGCTCATCGCCAAGGGGACGCTGCCGTATGAGATCGCGGGCGAGCTCACGGGCCCGCTGGTGCGCATCCCCTACTCGCTGTCCGGAGACGTAAAGCTCAACGTGTCGCGGTAG
- a CDS encoding sensor histidine kinase, giving the protein MSPPTGECRRILVVDDNSAIHQDFRKILARSGQGVEELDAMESMLFGDAPPRSSSTRFELDFALGGEEGVRLVRDAVREGRPYAVAFVDIRMPPGMDGVEATLHMWREEADLQVVLCSAHSDYSWDELSRKLGTSERLLILRKPFDSIEVRQMAHSLCEKWELLRASHQRMEDLERMVEERTRALAEANARLVHAQKLEALGRMSAGLAHEVNNPLSYILSNLRHVVKGLEKLPCAEEGLRARDELRDACRDAVTGAERIERIVQDVRIFARMDEPPKEVVDVRHVMELTISMAARALRPELRLVREFQEVPRVWGSEHGLGQVFLNLIVNATHALAGREEPMIRLGIQRREDGMVEVQVQDNGSGIRAEHLSRLFEPFFTTKPVGTGTGLGLSICHGIVTRLGGDIAVESTPGQGTTFRVLLPTASEQAPESAMLERRRSGS; this is encoded by the coding sequence ATGAGTCCTCCGACGGGGGAGTGCCGCCGGATTCTGGTGGTCGACGACAACAGTGCCATCCACCAGGACTTCCGGAAGATCCTCGCCAGGTCCGGCCAGGGGGTCGAGGAGCTGGATGCGATGGAGTCCATGCTCTTCGGGGACGCTCCGCCCCGGAGCAGCAGCACCCGTTTCGAGCTGGACTTCGCGCTGGGTGGGGAAGAGGGCGTTCGCCTGGTGCGCGACGCGGTGCGTGAAGGGCGCCCCTACGCCGTGGCCTTCGTGGACATCCGCATGCCCCCGGGCATGGACGGGGTGGAGGCCACCCTGCACATGTGGCGGGAGGAGGCGGACCTGCAGGTGGTGCTCTGCTCGGCCCACTCCGACTACTCGTGGGACGAGCTGTCGCGCAAGCTGGGGACGAGCGAGCGGCTGCTCATCCTGCGCAAGCCCTTCGACAGCATCGAGGTGCGCCAGATGGCGCACTCCCTGTGCGAGAAGTGGGAGCTGTTGCGCGCCAGCCACCAGCGGATGGAGGACCTGGAGCGGATGGTGGAGGAGCGCACGCGGGCACTGGCGGAGGCCAACGCCCGGCTGGTGCACGCGCAGAAGCTGGAGGCGCTGGGGCGCATGTCGGCGGGCCTGGCCCACGAGGTCAACAACCCGCTGAGCTACATCCTGTCCAACCTGCGCCACGTGGTGAAGGGGCTGGAGAAGCTGCCGTGCGCGGAGGAGGGGCTGCGCGCCCGGGACGAGCTGCGGGATGCGTGCCGGGATGCCGTCACCGGGGCCGAGCGCATCGAGCGCATCGTCCAGGACGTGCGCATCTTCGCGCGCATGGACGAGCCGCCCAAGGAGGTGGTGGACGTGCGCCACGTGATGGAGCTCACCATCTCCATGGCGGCGCGGGCGCTGCGTCCGGAGCTGCGGCTGGTGCGGGAGTTCCAGGAGGTGCCGCGCGTCTGGGGCAGCGAGCACGGCCTGGGGCAGGTGTTCCTCAACCTCATCGTCAACGCCACCCACGCCCTCGCGGGCCGCGAGGAGCCGATGATCCGGCTGGGCATCCAGCGGCGCGAGGACGGCATGGTGGAGGTGCAGGTGCAGGACAACGGCAGCGGCATCCGCGCCGAGCACCTGAGCCGCCTCTTCGAGCCCTTCTTCACGACGAAGCCGGTGGGCACGGGCACGGGACTCGGCCTGTCCATCTGCCATGGCATCGTGACGCGGCTGGGCGGAGACATCGCCGTGGAGAGCACGCCGGGCCAGGGCACCACCTTCCGGGTGCTCCTGCCCACGGCCTCCGAGCAGGCGCCGGAGTCCGCTATGCTGGAGCGGAGGCGCTCCGGGTCCTAG
- a CDS encoding two-component regulator propeller domain-containing protein produces the protein MRPTPGSSKDVPLGSTPPRHRARLLVAGVLLGLLTSAGSASALDVNKSPRQFPHRAWQTADGLPQNSILNLAQTPDGYLWGCTWEGLVRFDGVRFTVFDKSNTPAFPGRTTLVLAVGQDGTLWIGTDKGLVRMRDGAFHPVVPPEGTLLHNPEVMQISRDGSLWIATADHGLTRLSGERFQTWTTANGLASPKLLALAEDEAGGLWVGGTRGLQRWDGTAWSPPLPFEGALPVEVRALVIDRQGTLWAGTEEGEVYRLEGGVMRQVPEVSVPGAPISELLVDREGALWVGSLGRGVRRLVGGRVSVLEEGHPLADSLVSALLEDAEGDLWIGTEARGLHRLQDAPFTTHGPPEGLAHEMVLAIHEARDGSLWFGTVGGGVSRMRDGRVTSWNMKDGLLLDRVRSIAETPDGVLWFGTRVGISRWSGGTFTSFGAAQGLGDPRAFLQAVDAAGTLWVGTPTGLFRWNGARFESFTPRGGLPGQEPTLLLPSAAGGLWVGTRNGGLAHVLEGRSTAWVPEATPLDGKVLALHEEPDGTLWIGTGEGIFRWKKGSIHRFTRDEGLFDERTFQLLSDGRGYLWASGNKGVFRMSLAELEDVAEGRRERLSSRAYGVEDGMRSEECNSLGSPAGVRTRDGRLWFPTIRGAVVYTPQHEHRNLVSPPALIEELRLDGRPVPRSEWEHLQVGDGRLELQFTATGLRAPRRLRFRYQLEGIDPRPVEARAQRVASYTRLPPGRYRFRVDAWYADGGGAAPTLEVPLYLRPRFHQTLTFRVGCVLAAVLAVAGGVWLRLRGARLRERELRAHVDLRTAELATLNADLEARLQELQTAREQLVHAEKMAAVGTLAAGVGHELNNPLAFVISNVHYAASEVRDVAAHAEDRERWEEVEQALAEALQGTERMRRIIQDLKTFSRVQPQRDTQRVDLHAVVDLALSISAAEMRHRARVVKEYGPVPAVLGDETRLGQVFLNLLINAAQAIPEGHAGEHEIRVSTRQDEQGAVVVAVSDTGGGIAPEVLSRIFEPFFTTKPVGVGTGLGLSICHSYVQAMGGDIRVHSEVGQGTTFEVVLRSAEEDAPAHSTEPAAPCAEKGPRGRLMVIDDEPLLLASLSRTLAPEHDVESFGGARAALERLRAGECYSLILCDVMMPEMTGVELYETLVREVPGQAERMVFLTGGAFSEAARTLLETTRRPCLDKPFEPEALRARIHALLEAQESSPPRSAVGE, from the coding sequence ATGCGCCCCACGCCTGGTTCCTCGAAGGACGTCCCCCTCGGGTCCACCCCGCCGCGGCACCGCGCACGCCTGCTCGTCGCCGGAGTGCTCCTGGGACTGCTCACCAGCGCGGGGAGCGCCTCGGCCCTGGATGTGAACAAGTCCCCGCGCCAGTTCCCCCACCGGGCCTGGCAGACGGCGGACGGACTCCCGCAGAACAGCATCCTGAACCTGGCGCAGACGCCGGATGGCTACCTCTGGGGCTGCACGTGGGAAGGCCTGGTGCGCTTCGACGGGGTCCGCTTCACCGTGTTCGACAAGTCGAACACCCCCGCCTTCCCGGGCCGCACCACCCTGGTCCTCGCGGTGGGGCAGGACGGGACGCTGTGGATCGGCACGGACAAGGGGCTCGTCAGGATGCGGGACGGCGCCTTCCATCCCGTCGTCCCGCCCGAGGGCACCCTCCTGCACAACCCCGAGGTGATGCAGATCTCCCGGGATGGGAGCTTGTGGATCGCCACGGCGGACCATGGGCTGACGCGGCTCTCCGGCGAGCGGTTCCAGACGTGGACCACGGCCAACGGGCTCGCCAGCCCGAAGCTCCTGGCGCTCGCCGAGGATGAGGCGGGAGGCCTCTGGGTGGGCGGCACCCGGGGCCTCCAGCGATGGGATGGCACGGCCTGGTCGCCGCCCCTGCCCTTCGAGGGAGCGCTCCCGGTGGAGGTGCGCGCGCTGGTGATTGATCGCCAGGGCACGCTCTGGGCCGGCACGGAGGAGGGGGAGGTGTACCGGCTCGAGGGAGGCGTCATGCGGCAGGTGCCCGAGGTGAGCGTGCCAGGCGCTCCCATCTCGGAGCTGCTGGTGGACCGGGAGGGGGCCCTCTGGGTGGGGAGTCTGGGCCGGGGAGTCCGGCGGCTGGTGGGGGGCCGGGTCTCGGTGCTGGAGGAGGGACACCCGCTGGCGGACAGCCTGGTGAGCGCACTGCTCGAGGACGCCGAGGGCGACCTGTGGATTGGCACGGAGGCGCGGGGACTGCACCGGCTCCAGGATGCGCCCTTCACCACCCACGGTCCTCCCGAGGGCCTGGCGCACGAGATGGTGCTGGCCATCCACGAGGCCCGCGACGGCAGCCTCTGGTTCGGCACCGTGGGAGGCGGAGTCAGCCGCATGCGGGACGGGCGGGTGACGTCGTGGAACATGAAGGACGGGCTCCTCCTGGACCGCGTCCGCTCCATCGCCGAGACGCCGGATGGCGTCCTGTGGTTCGGCACGCGCGTGGGCATCAGCCGCTGGAGCGGGGGCACGTTCACCTCGTTCGGCGCCGCCCAGGGACTGGGGGACCCGAGGGCCTTCCTGCAGGCCGTGGACGCCGCCGGCACGCTCTGGGTGGGCACCCCGACGGGGCTCTTCCGGTGGAACGGCGCGCGCTTCGAGTCCTTCACGCCTCGCGGAGGGCTGCCCGGCCAGGAGCCCACCCTGCTGCTGCCGAGCGCCGCGGGAGGCCTCTGGGTGGGCACGCGAAACGGCGGACTGGCCCACGTCCTCGAGGGCCGGAGCACCGCGTGGGTGCCCGAGGCCACGCCGTTGGATGGCAAGGTCCTGGCGCTCCACGAGGAGCCGGACGGCACGCTGTGGATTGGCACGGGCGAGGGCATCTTCCGGTGGAAGAAGGGGAGCATCCACCGCTTCACCCGGGACGAGGGGCTGTTCGACGAGCGCACCTTCCAGCTGCTCTCCGACGGGCGGGGCTACCTGTGGGCCAGCGGGAACAAGGGCGTCTTCCGCATGTCCCTGGCGGAGCTGGAGGACGTGGCCGAGGGCCGGCGGGAGCGCCTCTCCTCGCGGGCCTACGGGGTGGAGGATGGGATGCGCTCGGAGGAGTGCAACAGCCTGGGCTCTCCCGCGGGCGTGCGCACGCGGGATGGCCGGCTGTGGTTTCCCACCATCCGCGGGGCCGTGGTCTACACCCCGCAGCACGAGCATCGGAACCTGGTGTCTCCGCCCGCGCTCATCGAGGAGCTCCGGCTCGATGGCCGCCCGGTGCCGCGCTCCGAGTGGGAGCACCTCCAGGTGGGGGACGGACGGCTCGAGCTCCAGTTCACGGCCACGGGCCTGCGCGCTCCCCGGCGGCTGCGCTTCCGCTACCAGCTCGAGGGCATTGATCCGCGGCCGGTGGAGGCCCGGGCACAGCGCGTGGCCTCCTATACGCGCCTGCCGCCCGGGCGCTACCGCTTCCGCGTGGATGCGTGGTACGCGGACGGCGGCGGCGCGGCCCCGACGTTGGAGGTGCCGCTCTACCTGCGCCCCCGCTTCCACCAGACGCTCACGTTCCGCGTGGGGTGCGTGCTGGCCGCCGTGCTCGCGGTGGCCGGTGGGGTGTGGCTGCGCCTGCGGGGCGCGCGCCTGCGCGAGCGCGAGCTGCGGGCCCATGTGGATCTGCGCACCGCGGAGCTGGCCACCCTCAACGCGGACCTGGAGGCCCGTCTCCAGGAGCTGCAGACGGCCCGCGAGCAGCTCGTCCACGCCGAGAAGATGGCGGCGGTGGGCACGCTGGCCGCGGGCGTCGGGCATGAGCTCAACAACCCGCTGGCCTTCGTCATCTCCAACGTCCACTACGCCGCCTCGGAGGTGCGGGACGTGGCGGCTCACGCGGAAGATCGCGAGCGCTGGGAGGAGGTGGAGCAGGCGCTCGCCGAGGCCCTCCAGGGCACGGAGCGGATGCGCCGCATCATCCAGGACTTGAAGACGTTCTCCCGGGTGCAGCCTCAGCGCGACACGCAGCGGGTGGATTTGCACGCGGTGGTGGACCTGGCGCTGTCCATCTCGGCCGCGGAGATGCGTCACCGCGCCCGCGTGGTGAAGGAGTATGGCCCGGTGCCGGCCGTGCTCGGGGACGAGACGCGGCTGGGCCAGGTGTTCCTCAACCTGCTCATCAACGCCGCCCAGGCCATTCCCGAGGGCCATGCCGGGGAGCACGAGATTCGCGTCTCCACGCGCCAGGACGAGCAGGGCGCGGTCGTGGTGGCGGTGAGCGACACCGGCGGGGGCATCGCTCCCGAGGTGCTCTCCCGCATCTTCGAGCCCTTCTTCACCACCAAGCCGGTGGGGGTGGGCACGGGCCTGGGACTGTCCATCTGCCACAGCTACGTGCAGGCCATGGGCGGAGACATCCGGGTGCACAGCGAGGTGGGGCAGGGCACCACGTTCGAGGTGGTGCTGCGCTCGGCCGAGGAGGACGCCCCCGCGCACTCCACCGAGCCGGCCGCCCCTTGCGCGGAGAAGGGCCCGCGCGGCCGGCTGATGGTCATCGACGACGAGCCGTTGCTGCTCGCCTCCCTGTCACGGACGCTGGCGCCCGAGCACGACGTGGAGTCCTTCGGCGGGGCGCGTGCGGCGCTGGAGCGGCTGCGGGCCGGGGAGTGCTATTCGCTCATCCTGTGTGACGTGATGATGCCGGAGATGACGGGGGTGGAGCTGTACGAGACCCTGGTGCGCGAGGTGCCCGGGCAGGCCGAGCGCATGGTGTTCCTCACCGGGGGGGCCTTCAGCGAGGCGGCCCGCACGCTCCTGGAGACCACGCGGCGGCCGTGCCTGGACAAGCCCTTCGAGCCGGAGGCGCTGCGCGCGCGCATCCACGCGCTGCTGGAGGCTCAGGAGAGCAGCCCGCCGCGCAGCGCCGTTGGCGAGTAG
- a CDS encoding two-component system sensor histidine kinase NtrB, with protein MAWSPRAWVLERLDGQLTESQRRLPPGELWRYRVLLGATTLLLVLNGLYLFAIPTFAPGERLPQVVAVGVCTAAYVSVLMLARRLSSPTLPSLLLCSALAAGFILGTLPVDTPGAVSHAVGMLIPALAVYLLGPRRGFFFTVLLVLYAGLFHQLFHSGFGRVRPLFHDQGVWMSNLITCLSLLMGWALSWLYGTVREESHGVLEGALKTLRESEGKLISVLESTEDVVVALDREGRVVTANQMAKALGQHVYGRKLERGGILDWMASPGLMELFQAALTGKRQRVEIPLTHEGRTLTLDVTFNPVWEGERVVGATLFSRDITERKEAEARLAELHRSLVDVSRHAGMAEIATGVLHNVGNTLNSVNVSANLVVDRLRASRAAGLDKAVELLRENASRLGAFFEEDPRGRQFPAYLAALSGQLAQERESVLEELRRLTESVDHIKSVVSMQQEHARFAGVLERVEVPGLLDDAMRLHAVSFDRLGIQLRREYTAAASAVMVDRHKLLQILVNLLSNARHALLESQQPDKQLTLRVEQAGERLRIAVADNGVGIAPENLQRLFSQGFTTKKDGHGFGLHISALSAEELGGSLQCESEGPGKGATFTLELPLA; from the coding sequence ATGGCCTGGAGCCCGCGTGCATGGGTGCTGGAGCGGCTGGACGGCCAGCTGACGGAGTCGCAGCGCCGGCTGCCCCCGGGGGAGCTCTGGCGCTACCGGGTGCTGCTGGGGGCCACCACCCTGCTGTTGGTGCTCAACGGCCTGTACCTGTTCGCCATCCCCACCTTTGCGCCCGGAGAGCGCCTGCCGCAGGTCGTGGCGGTGGGGGTGTGCACGGCCGCCTACGTCTCGGTGCTGATGTTGGCGCGCCGGCTGTCCTCGCCCACCCTTCCGTCCCTCCTCCTGTGCTCGGCCCTGGCCGCGGGCTTCATCCTGGGCACCCTGCCCGTGGACACGCCGGGCGCTGTCTCCCATGCGGTGGGCATGTTGATTCCGGCCCTGGCCGTCTACCTGCTGGGGCCGCGCCGCGGGTTCTTCTTCACCGTGCTCCTCGTGCTCTACGCGGGGCTCTTCCACCAGCTCTTCCACTCCGGCTTCGGCCGGGTGCGGCCGCTCTTCCATGACCAGGGCGTCTGGATGAGCAACCTCATCACCTGCCTCAGCCTGCTGATGGGCTGGGCGCTGAGCTGGCTCTACGGCACCGTGCGCGAGGAGTCCCACGGGGTGCTGGAGGGAGCGCTCAAGACGCTGCGCGAGAGCGAGGGCAAGCTGATCAGCGTCCTGGAGAGCACGGAGGACGTGGTGGTGGCGCTCGACCGGGAAGGGCGCGTGGTCACCGCCAACCAGATGGCCAAGGCCCTGGGCCAGCACGTCTATGGCCGCAAGCTCGAGCGGGGCGGCATCCTGGATTGGATGGCCTCTCCGGGCCTCATGGAGCTGTTCCAGGCGGCCCTGACGGGCAAGCGGCAGCGGGTGGAGATTCCCCTCACCCACGAGGGCCGCACCCTGACGCTGGACGTCACCTTCAACCCGGTATGGGAAGGGGAGCGGGTGGTGGGGGCCACGCTCTTCAGCCGCGACATCACCGAGCGCAAGGAGGCCGAGGCGCGGCTGGCGGAGCTGCACCGCAGCCTGGTGGACGTGTCGCGCCACGCGGGCATGGCGGAGATCGCCACCGGGGTGCTGCACAACGTGGGCAACACGCTCAACAGCGTGAACGTGTCGGCCAACCTCGTGGTGGACCGGCTGCGCGCCTCGCGGGCCGCGGGCCTGGACAAGGCCGTGGAGCTGCTGCGCGAGAATGCCTCGCGGCTGGGCGCCTTCTTCGAGGAGGACCCCCGGGGCCGGCAGTTCCCGGCGTACCTGGCGGCGCTCTCGGGCCAGCTCGCCCAGGAGCGCGAGAGCGTGCTGGAGGAGCTGCGGCGGCTCACCGAGAGCGTGGACCACATCAAGTCCGTGGTGAGCATGCAGCAGGAGCATGCCCGCTTCGCCGGCGTGCTGGAGCGGGTGGAGGTGCCCGGGCTGCTGGATGACGCCATGCGCCTGCACGCGGTGTCCTTCGATCGCCTGGGCATCCAGTTGCGGCGCGAGTACACCGCCGCCGCCTCCGCGGTGATGGTGGACCGGCACAAGCTGCTGCAAATCCTGGTGAACCTGCTGAGCAACGCGCGCCATGCGCTGCTGGAGAGCCAGCAGCCCGACAAGCAGCTCACCCTGCGCGTGGAGCAGGCCGGCGAGCGGCTGCGCATCGCCGTGGCGGACAACGGGGTGGGCATCGCCCCGGAGAACCTGCAGCGCCTCTTCAGCCAGGGCTTCACCACGAAGAAGGACGGGCACGGCTTCGGGCTGCACATCAGCGCCCTGTCCGCCGAGGAGCTGGGCGGCTCCCTCCAGTGTGAGAGCGAGGGCCCCGGCAAGGGCGCCACCTTCACCCTGGAGCTGCCCCTGGCCTGA
- a CDS encoding glucan 1,4-alpha-maltotetraohydrolase domain-containing protein, translating to MFAKKVFGGMLSLSWALGLVASTAAFAGPLDGNSSDVMLQGFHWRSTETYPWWGVVQGKASDIKASGFTMVWFPPSGDSAAKEGYLPRQLYVQNSSYGTDAQLKSAIGSLHTYGVKAIADIVVNHRVGTTNWADFTNPTWGSWSVVKGDEWTSATGNYDTGDGFSAARDLDHTNGTVQSDLKGWMNWLKSSIGYDGWRYDYVKGYGGSYVGGYNSATVPYFSVGELWTDLNLNDVNPHRQLIMNWINATGGNSGAFDFTTKGILQQAVQYNEFWRLKASDGKPQGAIGWWPAKSVTFIDNHDTGPSSPSGGQNHWPFPSDKVMQGYAYILTHPGIPCVYWVHFYDWGHAAAIKSLIAARKEKGVTSTSAVSIQAADTSKYAAIITGNSGSLAMKIGYGSWSPGTGWTLVNSGTNWAVWKK from the coding sequence ATGTTCGCGAAGAAGGTGTTTGGCGGAATGTTGTCCCTGTCGTGGGCCCTGGGCCTGGTGGCGTCGACGGCCGCGTTCGCCGGCCCGCTGGACGGCAACAGCAGCGACGTGATGCTGCAGGGCTTCCACTGGCGCTCCACCGAGACGTACCCCTGGTGGGGCGTCGTCCAGGGCAAGGCCTCGGACATCAAGGCGAGCGGCTTCACCATGGTGTGGTTCCCGCCCTCCGGGGACTCGGCGGCCAAGGAGGGCTACCTGCCGCGGCAGCTGTACGTGCAGAACAGCTCCTACGGCACGGACGCGCAGCTCAAGAGCGCCATCGGCTCGCTGCACACCTACGGCGTGAAGGCCATCGCGGACATCGTGGTCAACCACCGCGTGGGCACCACCAACTGGGCGGACTTCACCAACCCCACCTGGGGCTCGTGGTCGGTGGTGAAGGGCGACGAGTGGACGAGCGCCACCGGCAACTACGACACCGGCGACGGCTTCAGCGCCGCGCGCGACCTGGACCACACCAACGGCACCGTCCAGAGCGACCTGAAGGGCTGGATGAACTGGCTCAAGTCCAGCATCGGCTACGACGGCTGGCGCTATGACTACGTGAAGGGCTACGGCGGCTCGTACGTGGGCGGCTACAACAGCGCCACGGTGCCCTACTTCTCCGTGGGCGAGCTGTGGACGGACCTCAACCTCAACGACGTCAACCCCCACCGCCAGCTCATCATGAACTGGATCAACGCCACCGGGGGCAACTCGGGCGCGTTCGACTTCACCACCAAGGGCATCCTCCAGCAGGCGGTGCAGTACAACGAGTTCTGGCGGCTCAAGGCCAGCGACGGCAAGCCCCAGGGCGCCATCGGCTGGTGGCCGGCCAAGTCGGTGACGTTCATCGACAACCACGACACCGGCCCGTCCTCGCCGAGCGGCGGCCAGAACCACTGGCCCTTCCCCAGCGACAAGGTGATGCAGGGCTACGCGTACATCCTCACGCACCCGGGCATCCCCTGCGTCTACTGGGTGCACTTCTATGACTGGGGCCACGCCGCCGCCATCAAGAGCCTCATCGCGGCGCGCAAGGAGAAGGGCGTCACCTCCACCTCCGCGGTGAGCATCCAGGCCGCGGACACGAGCAAGTACGCCGCCATCATCACCGGCAACAGCGGCAGCCTGGCGATGAAGATCGGCTACGGCTCCTGGTCGCCGGGCACCGGCTGGACGCTGGTGAACTCGGGCACCAACTGGGCCGTCTGGAAGAAGTAG